The Eubacterium ventriosum genome includes the window TTAACTATAAGGACACATTGCTAAATGGTGTTGTGTTTGAACTTACTGCAAGAGAAGACATCATGTCACAGGATAATCAGGGAACAGTATTGTTTAAGAAGAATTCAGTTGTTGCAAAAATTACAACAGGTGAAAGGGCAGAGTTTACAAATGATTGCAATGGCATCTGTAATTTTGTGTTAAACGATGACGGAACAATCACACTTAATGTCCCACTTGGAGAATACACTTTAAAGGAAGTAAAGACAAAGTATGGTTATGTTCTTCCAGAACAGTCATTCTGGGACTTAAGTTTTAAGTGGAATAACAAGGATGATGAGTATGTGTTTGACATTTCTGAAAACTCAAAGGATGGAAAGATTGACATACACAATGACATGGTAAAGACAGACATTACACTTGAAAAGCAGGATTCAAAGACAAATGAGCCTGTTGGAAATGCAAGATTTGGATTTTATTCAAGGGACAACATTTATGACAGGAATGGAAATGTGATTGTAGCTGTAGGTGAAAAGATTGCAACAGTTACAACTGACAAGGAAGGAAAGGCAAAGATTCCTTTTGATGTGCCTGCAATGGATGAAGGTTATGGAAAGATGGAAGGCAACTTAAATTCAGGAGATTACTATTTCCTTGAAGAAAGTGTTAGCAACAGTTATTACATTAACAGGGAAAAACATCAGGTACATCTTGAATACAAGGATCAGGAAACTGCAGTTGTATCAGCAAAGGCAGTGGTTAAGGAAGACCAGACTGAAACAGTAATCAGCAAAAGAATGATTGCATCATCAGTTGAGATTAAGGACTGCCATTTGAAAATCAGTGATGAAAACGGTAACGAAATCGTAAGCTGGATAACAGGTGACATTTCGTCAGTTAAGTTAAATGAAAAGCTTGATGAGATGGGATATGACAACGTTCATGTAGAAAAATGCGACGGTTATGCAGTTAAGATATACGGATTACTTCATGACAGGGAATACACCTTAACTGAAACAAAACCATCAGACGGTTTCGTAACTGCAAGTGATATTATCTTTAAACTTGCGGAAAGTGATGATGCAAATGCCAAGACAAGAGTACTTATAAAAGATGGTGATGCTTTTAATGAAAATATTGACAATCAGGTGGTAATGTATGATGACACAACAAAGATTGAATTTTCAAAGACAGACATTACAAATGGAAAGGAACTTCCGGGATGTCATATGCAGGTAACTGAAAAGGACACAGGAAAGGTAATGGATGAATGGGTTTCATCAAGACAGAGCCATGTGATTGAAGGAAAGTATGCCGTGGGAAAAACTTATGTTTTAATGGAAACAAAACCAAGAGACGGATACGCAACAGCAACAAGTATTGAATTCACGGTGGCTGATGATGGAAAAGTCCAGAAGGTAAACATGGTGGATGACACAATCAAGGTTGAATTCAACAAGATTGCATCAGACACAAAGAAACAGCTTGGCGGTGCAAAGTACAAGGTATATGACAGCAATGGCAAAAAGGTGTATGAGTTTACAACCGGAAAGAAAGCAGAATTCATAGAAGGCATGTTTAAGGCAGGAGAAACCTACACATTTAAGGAAGTGGATGCACCAGAGCATTACAAGGTTGCAAAGAATAAGAAAATCAAAGTTAAGGATACAGGAAAAGTTCAGAAACTTACGGTTACTGATGAAAGAATCCCTGTGGTACCTGACACACCACAGACAGGCATTAATGGAAAGACAGCAGGAATGGCAGTTTCACTTATTTCTTTATTACTTGCACTTGGATGTTTTGCATGCGTAAGAGCAAAGGATAAGTCAAAATACAATTTCAAAAAGGAGAAGGACGATGAAGAGGATAATTAAAATATCTGTGATACTTCTTTTAGTGGGGATGGCTGTGATTGCAGCTGTCCCTTTTTTGAAGGAAAAAAGAGCAGAGAAAAAGTATGAGAATGATTTTAAGAACATACAGGAGAGCGTGATAGAAAAGAAGTCAGATGCAAATGGTCTTGTAAAGAAAAACAAGGACTGTATAGGTTATGTGGAAATACCGGGAACAACCATAAGTTATCCTGTGATGCAGACAAAGGACAATCCGGATTTTTATTTGAATCATGATTTTAACAGGAATTACAGTTTTTATGGAACACCATATTTAAGTGCATACTGTGATGTGACAAAATCAGACAACCTGCTTATTTACGGTCATAACATAAACGGAGGAAAAATGTTTGGAGCGCTGGAACAGTATAAGGATAAGGAGTTTTTTAATAAGCACAGGAAGATATATTTTACAACAGATAAAAAGAGGGAGTATGAAGTGTTTGCAGTGATGTGTGTTAACATACATGAGTTTGAGTACTGGAAATTTGTTATGGCAAGGAATAAGAAAGAGTATGACGAGTTAGTTGACAAGATGGAAGAGCATAGTTTGTGGAGAAGGGAAAATAAGCCAAAGTACGGAGACCAGATGCTGATGTTGTCTACTTGCGATAATAAAAAAGGGGATAATTGGAGAATTGTGGTTATTGGAAAAGAAATATTTTAAAAATAGTAAAATAATCTGGTAGTATCTACAGATAAAATAAGTAAAATACTACCAGATTACAATTTTGTACAGATTGTTAAGTGCCTTTGATATTATGTGTTAACTCAACTTTTATTTTAAGTGTTTTTTCTAAAATAACTAGAATGGCTGCCAAATCAATAGATGTAAAAAGCGTAGTAGAATATAGAAAATATTTTGTAAAAAATAAAACGATTCCAATAAAAAGGATCACCAGTAAGGCTACACGTTTAATTTTTGTGTATTGAATAATTTCGAAATTCTCCAAACAACGAGTCTGATTTCCTTCTGTTTGAGTAAAAAACAAGTAAATAAAATTTGCAAAAGATATTATTATTAAAATAACAATATTTTTATAAAAAAATGGTTGACTAACCAGCAAAATAACAATAATTATGTTAGAAATCACATAGCAAAGAAAACGCGATTTACAATGGAATCCACCACAATATGAACGTAACGGTATGAAAGATATTAGAAAAAATAGCAATATATCTGTTTTTTTGACTATATATGAAAGAAATAATGCTGTTAAAAAATTTGCGATTATCATAAAACCATTATTTAAACCATAAATGTAAAATTCCTTATTTTCGCTAATAATTTTTTTCTCTATCATTTTGTCAACTAAATAATCTGTAATTACCATAACTAAAATTTCCTTAATTTTTTAGCATTTTCAGGTAATTTTTCTTCGTGTAATACATACCAACATCTTTGATTGGATGCGACAGTAGTAATGACTAATGCAAATGTGGCAAATGAAGAAAGCATTTTTATATTTGCATTTGAAATGAATTTTTTAAGAATTGCCTTCATAAATAAACCTCCTTTTTTATTTTGATAAATATTATCACAAATGATGCAAAAAAAACGAAATTGTAATAAAAGGTATTTTATATGTAATATTTTCACAAAAAATATATAAAATATTGTCGAAAGTAGCACTATATATAGACCTAGTTTTGAAAACAAACGAGTAAAATTGTAGCAGGACTATATATGGGAGGAGTGCTATGACTTCAAATGAAGCAATCTGTAAGAGAATATCAGATTTGTGTAAGGAACAAAATATTACTTATTATGCATTAGCATCTCGTGCGGCTATTCCAAAATCTACACTCATGAACATATTGTCTGGTACTAATACAACTGTTGCTACCATTAATAAAATATGTAGTGGTTTAGGAATAACGATGTATGAGTTTTTTCAGTCAGAGTATTTTGAAGATTGTGAAGATGATTAATATGAAGGGGAGAAAAATGTTACGTTTGGCAGTTTGTGATGATGATAAAATTGTTGTAGAACAAATAGAGTCATATATAGAACAATTAAAAGAATTATCTATAGTATATGAGGTGTACTTTTCAACAGAAGAATTTTACGGTCACATGTTTGAATTAGATTTTGATGTATACTTTCTAGATATAGAAATTGCAGACAAATCAGGAATAGAATTGGCTAAAAAAATAAGACAGGCAAATCAATATGCAGTGATTGTATTTATAACCAGTTATTCTAAATATGTTATAGATGTGTTTGATGTCAATACCTTTAATTTTATTTTAAAGCCATTGACGTATGAAAAATTCAAAAAAACTATATGTAAAGTATCTGACTATATTTTTACTTCTAAAACTAATTTTGTCTTTATGCATAACAAAAATCAGTATGCTATTCCTTATCATAATATTATTTACATAGAAAAGAGAAAACGTAAAGCATATATTTATACAAATTCTGGGTATGTGTATAAATGCAATATGACTATGGAACAAATTATAGAACGACTTACGACAAATAGATTTGCAAAAATAAATCGAGGATGTATCGTTAATTTGGCAATGATTGATGAAATTATAAGAGAAGAAATTCATTTGCTAAATGGGGAAATTCTATATATAGCACGAGATTGTAAAATGGACATAAAAGAAAAGCATCTAAATTATTTTAGAAAAATGATATAATAAATCTGCAAGATAAGTATAAAAGAGTACATTTATTAGGCTGATTTAGATAGGTAAGTGTGTTATAATTACAAAGTCATTAAATCTAAAGGAGAGACAGAGGATGAAAATTGCAATATGTGATGATGACACAAATGTAATTGAGCAAATAGAACAATATATTGAAAACATTAATGATAAGTCATTGGAATACGAAGTATTTTTTAGTGCAGAGGAGTTAAAATGGTATATAACTAAAAACGATGCAAAATTTGATTTGTTTATATTAGATATTGAGATGAAAGAAGTGTCTGGAATAGATTTTGCAAAAAATCTTCGTGAGAAAGATATGGATACGTTAATTGTTTTTATGACAAGTCATTCTAAATATGTATTTGAAGTGTTTGATGCAATAACATTTGACTTTATTGAAAAACCGTTGACTTTTGAAAAAATGAAAAATATGTTGGAAAAAGCAAAAAAGTATCTGGGTATGGCACAAAAAAGATTTGTGTTTTCTTATAGAAAAAATAGTTATAGTATTGCTTTTTCAAATATTAACTATTTAGAGAAAGCAGGTAGAAAAGTATGGATATATACGACGGATGACAAAAAATATCAGTCTAATATGACATTGGAAGAAATAGTGTCACAATTAGATGCTGAAATGTTTGGGCTATTGAATAGATCTTTGATTGTAAATATTTCAAAGATTGAAGGATTTATAGGTGAAAATGTAATCATACAAGGTGGAAAAATGCTATATGTAAGTAGAGATTATAAAAAAGAACTTAAGAAAAAACACTTAGATTATTTAAGGGGGCAAGTATAAGCGTGATTTACGATATTATAATAAATTTAATTGATTATTTAATCATTTTTAAATATTTCAATTGCTTTGGCAAAAAAAGAAATTTGAAAAAGAAATATTGCATTAGTATTTTTTTCAGTTGTATTGTATTAGTAAGTGTAATTAATCAGTTGCAGAATCAGTATATAAATCTTATTTTATGCATATTAATGATTTATTTATACAGTTTATCCTTTTCATATGGAATATCTTATCATATTGTTTTGCCTATTCTGTATATTGGGTTTGGAATTGTGGCTGAACTAATAGGATTCATTATTTTAAATGTTTCAGGAAGTATATTACCATATCCAGTTCAATATTATGGCAGTTCATTCATCTGTGAATTTATTCGCTATTTGATTGTTTGCGTTTTTTGCAGTATCAAAAAAATAAAGCTTCCAAAATTATCTTTCAAAATAGGTAAATTTCTGGTGATTATCCCGATTTCAAGTATTATTATATGTTGTATTGCAATTAATATTATTCAAAATAGTAAAAATAATCTAGTTAATATGATGTGTATGGTAATAATTATTATGACAATTACTAGTAATATTTTGATGTTTAAAATGTTTTTTAAAGTAATAGATACATTATCAGATAATTATGAAAAAGAAATGTTATTACTAGAAGCAGAAGCAAAAGAACAATATTATCAGGAACTAGAAAAGAGTAGCAGAGAAGTACGCAAAATCAAACATGATTTAAAAAATATGTTATTAGCAATATGTGGAAAAGCAAAAAAGCAGAATGAGATTTCAGAAGAAATTTATAAAATTATTAAGGAATTGGATGAAAGCGACAAAAAAATATATACATCTAATGTGGTTATCAATACAATAATAAATCACAAGATTAGTCAGGCAAAAAAATTAGAGATAAAGACAGATGTAAATATTAAAGTGTCAAAAGCTATTCATATAGACTATAAAGACGCTGGAATTTTGTTAGGAAATATATTAGATAATGCAATAGAAGCGTGTGAAAAGATAAAAAAGAAAGAGAGATGGATTAA containing:
- a CDS encoding helix-turn-helix domain-containing protein codes for the protein MTSNEAICKRISDLCKEQNITYYALASRAAIPKSTLMNILSGTNTTVATINKICSGLGITMYEFFQSEYFEDCEDD
- a CDS encoding LytR/AlgR family response regulator transcription factor, coding for MLRLAVCDDDKIVVEQIESYIEQLKELSIVYEVYFSTEEFYGHMFELDFDVYFLDIEIADKSGIELAKKIRQANQYAVIVFITSYSKYVIDVFDVNTFNFILKPLTYEKFKKTICKVSDYIFTSKTNFVFMHNKNQYAIPYHNIIYIEKRKRKAYIYTNSGYVYKCNMTMEQIIERLTTNRFAKINRGCIVNLAMIDEIIREEIHLLNGEILYIARDCKMDIKEKHLNYFRKMI
- a CDS encoding accessory gene regulator B family protein, with product MVITDYLVDKMIEKKIISENKEFYIYGLNNGFMIIANFLTALFLSYIVKKTDILLFFLISFIPLRSYCGGFHCKSRFLCYVISNIIIVILLVSQPFFYKNIVILIIISFANFIYLFFTQTEGNQTRCLENFEIIQYTKIKRVALLVILFIGIVLFFTKYFLYSTTLFTSIDLAAILVILEKTLKIKVELTHNIKGT
- a CDS encoding class B sortase, whose product is MKRIIKISVILLLVGMAVIAAVPFLKEKRAEKKYENDFKNIQESVIEKKSDANGLVKKNKDCIGYVEIPGTTISYPVMQTKDNPDFYLNHDFNRNYSFYGTPYLSAYCDVTKSDNLLIYGHNINGGKMFGALEQYKDKEFFNKHRKIYFTTDKKREYEVFAVMCVNIHEFEYWKFVMARNKKEYDELVDKMEEHSLWRRENKPKYGDQMLMLSTCDNKKGDNWRIVVIGKEIF
- a CDS encoding LytR/AlgR family response regulator transcription factor, with the translated sequence MKIAICDDDTNVIEQIEQYIENINDKSLEYEVFFSAEELKWYITKNDAKFDLFILDIEMKEVSGIDFAKNLREKDMDTLIVFMTSHSKYVFEVFDAITFDFIEKPLTFEKMKNMLEKAKKYLGMAQKRFVFSYRKNSYSIAFSNINYLEKAGRKVWIYTTDDKKYQSNMTLEEIVSQLDAEMFGLLNRSLIVNISKIEGFIGENVIIQGGKMLYVSRDYKKELKKKHLDYLRGQV
- a CDS encoding sensor histidine kinase, which codes for MIYLYSLSFSYGISYHIVLPILYIGFGIVAELIGFIILNVSGSILPYPVQYYGSSFICEFIRYLIVCVFCSIKKIKLPKLSFKIGKFLVIIPISSIIICCIAINIIQNSKNNLVNMMCMVIIIMTITSNILMFKMFFKVIDTLSDNYEKEMLLLEAEAKEQYYQELEKSSREVRKIKHDLKNMLLAICGKAKKQNEISEEIYKIIKELDESDKKIYTSNVVINTIINHKISQAKKLEIKTDVNIKVSKAIHIDYKDAGILLGNILDNAIEACEKIKKKERWIKIDMLHNKNTLFIEVCNSKGKELTNISKSSKSDAHNHGIGISSIKAITKKYDGYVEFVDKGEEFEVVVNLYGMSF
- a CDS encoding cyclic lactone autoinducer peptide, whose protein sequence is MKAILKKFISNANIKMLSSFATFALVITTVASNQRCWYVLHEEKLPENAKKLRKF